Part of the Methylomagnum ishizawai genome, AAGCTCCCGGAATCTTTCGATGGTCGCGGGCTTCAGTTCGGGCGCTCCGGCGGGCAAAGCGGCGGCGGAAAGCGGGACTTCTTCTTTGAACTTGAAGGTAAATTCCAGACGTTCCACCGAGCGGCTTTTCTTGATGGCCTTCCACTGGATATCCAACTGGTTCTTCTCCCGGAGTTCCTGTACTGCGGGATCGATGACGCGGCGTTGCAAATCGAAAAAGCGCGGATATTGGGATTCCAGTTCGAGCCACGTCTTGAAATCCTTCAGCAGGACGATCAACCGCCCGGTTTTCTTGTATTGCATGAGGAACTCGAACAGGCGGATCGAATAGGTCGAGCGCAGGCTGGAGATTTGCTCAAGCTGATAGGAAGTAAAGCGTTCACGCAGCAAGCTGAGGTATGGCGCTATGTCGTAGCTGAAGCGCAGCGTTACCCGGCTTTCGCCAGTTTCGTACTTCACATAGGAAACCCAGCGGAAGCGCTCGCGGGCTTTACCGTCGTGGGTTCGGATATCGCGTTCGTAAAGGGCGGTAGCGGCGTCCTCCAACTCCCGATAAGCGTTCTTCATGTCCAGTGAGAACATCGCGGCGAAGTCGGCCACGTTCACCGTGAACAAGTCGTCTTTGGCTAAGGGCTGGCGGGGGTCCAGTTGCGCCACGCAACACAGGACCAAGCGTTGTTCGTTGAGGTTTAGGCGATAGCTGGCTTGTATCAAGGCGTTGGCCTTGGTCACGACAAAATTTTTAAGTTCCATGCTCGGAGTCCCCTTTGGAATAGGAATAGCCCGTTCCAGTCTACGCACGTCCCCGTGAAAATCAACGACAAAAAATTTATTTGTCGTTGATTTGTGGATAACTCGCGGATATCACCGCTTTTCTGTCGTTGTTCAACCGTTTTTGCGTCGTTATTCAACCGCCTTTCTGTCGTGGTCAACCGTTTTTTTGTAGTCGTTTACCGTCTTTTTGTCGTCGTGTGGACGCTGGAAACCTTGTCCGCCGCAGCTTCCAGCGCCGGAAAACAAGGAAAAACAGGGGAAAAACAAGGAGGAAAAACAGGTTGAAAAAAGAGGGCGGGCCGCACCGTCTTTTTGTCGTCGTTGCGATTTGTCGCCACGCTTGGAAACAAAAAAGCCCCGTGTCCTCCAGGACGCGGGGCTTTTTCTCAGGTCCGGGGCCGCCATTACGGGCCGATGGCGTCCACCGGCGTCAGC contains:
- a CDS encoding replication initiation protein, whose protein sequence is MELKNFVVTKANALIQASYRLNLNEQRLVLCCVAQLDPRQPLAKDDLFTVNVADFAAMFSLDMKNAYRELEDAATALYERDIRTHDGKARERFRWVSYVKYETGESRVTLRFSYDIAPYLSLLRERFTSYQLEQISSLRSTYSIRLFEFLMQYKKTGRLIVLLKDFKTWLELESQYPRFFDLQRRVIDPAVQELREKNQLDIQWKAIKKSRSVERLEFTFKFKEEVPLSAAALPAGAPELKPATIERFRELYPRLDPYACKNAFDHWTATKKRPADYDQAFLGFAAKWQQPKPSKSKQPSQITREEIEKHARPGESWDDVRSRLSRKAGS